CAGCGGGGATAGATCACTGGTTGATCAGATAATCTTGCATGATGATCATGTAGACAACAAACGGTTGATCAATCACAATTTGTGAATAAAGTCACATGTGTTGTAAGACCAATTACCTATGAGTGACGAATTTATTTCAATCCAATGGTTGTGTTAGTGTATTTGGTCCAATATGTGACTCTTACATCCTTATTGCTCTAATATACGTGACAAGGTCATAATGAGGTGACGCTACTTTGTTATACATTCTAAAGGCCATGCATGTGTATTTGACTAAGTTAGAAGCACGCTAAGAAAGTAGCTAAATCAAAATTGGATCACTGAGATAGGATTATGGAAGATAACAACTAATCTCATTATAGTAATAATGTACAGGAGATTTATCTAAAGTGTAAGATTGAATGGACAATAAGATTATATTGtgaattgttttgaaaaattagttATATATTAATATTTGCAACAATCTTTAATCCATCAAGTTTGATAAAGATATAATCCATTCAAtgtcaaaagtaaataaatatatatcaAGAATAGAATATTAGAATTTATATGCGTGCATATCTAAAATTAAGTGTGCTTGATCGAATGTGATCAAATGAACGACTTATGACAAGCGATAGAAGATTGGGATGAATAATTTCTCGTCCACTTGTAATTTAATGCAACgtctttttcctttaaaaaaaattataatctcaGATGTCTCACACTAAATCTACCCGATTGAGGAGTATATATTGAGTTTTCTAATTAGAAATGAGTGTAGTAATTCGGCTCACCCCATTACCAGCATAACATAGATACATTAAAGTTAATATTTAATTGGGATTTCTCTATGATTGAGATCTATAAAAATGCGTGTATCATTAATTTGGTTTGAGACACTTCTCTCTCTCATCAAAGGTTATAGATTGAGTTTTCTAATTAGAATGAAGCATGGTAATTTAGTCTACCTCATTACCACCCTAACATAAATACATTGAAGTTAATATCTAATTTAAATTTCTTTACGATTGTGGTCTATAAATATTGGTGTAGTGTTTTAGTTTGAGATACTTATCTCACTTTCAACTCTAGATCTAGAAAAATTTCTTCTCTTCTAAAAACTCTAGTCCCCCCAAATCTAGAGATCTCGTAATGGCTAATAGTATTCTCTTCCCTTATAATTGAGAATCAACATATCTAGtgaatttttcttccttttcatgtGTGTTTCCATATAATTAAGAAGATAATTATAATTAAGCATTCGATGTAATtccattattgaaaaaaaaaatttaaatcagTGTTTCTGATTCAATTTACGTCCCCATGAAGGTGAGTAAATTATCATTTCCCATGTGCATATGTGTGCAAGTGATTGTAAGTAAATTTTATGaatatatgaaataaaaaataaaaaaatctaatgcATGTGTGGACATTCACATCACAGATCGGACAAGACGGGTGTTGTTAGATTGGAGGAAGCGGTTTGATATTATCATTGGGATTGCTCGAGGAGTTCTTTATCTTCATCATGATTCTAGGTTGAGAATTATTCACAGAGATTTGAAAGCTAGCAACATTCTCCTCGATGACGAAATGAACCCTAAAATTTCAGATTTCGGCATGGCTAGAATTTTCAAAGGAAATCAGACCCAAGGCAACACAAATAGAGTGGTCGGCACATAGTAAGTACCACAGGCACATGCAGTCACAAGGGTATGTCATGCTGGCATGTCTCACACCATTCACCTCTTCAATGTCCCATTGCTTGAATGGCCATAAAATAAAGACTTATCATCATTGAAAAATCCCATCCATTGAATTGAATTCTCACATTTGACAATTGTAATGCAGCGGTTATATGTCGCCGGAGTACGCCATCGATGGGCTTTTCTCAGTGAAATCAGATGTGTTTAGCTTTGGGGTCTTATTATTAGAGATCATTAGTGGAAATCGAAACAACAGTTATCATAATCCCGACTCTAATTTAATGGGCCATGTAAGTATGATTTTTCTactgcatttttctttttttaattttctgtCCAACCAAAGACAATGGAGGGGGAAAATCCCAACATTTTTTTCAAATTGAAATAGCATTATATGGATCCCCTTCAGCCCCCCTTCAGATCATGGGGGCCTGTTCCAGTGCCCCAGATTCTCTGGAGTTGGGCCCAACATCTCTATCGAATCCAGCCCATTGATCTTCCTAATGCCCCGAAAAGTGAGCCCAGCCCAGCTGACTTGATTTGCATTGATGGGGTAGCTGGGACCCAGCTCCCTTTTCATAGGCTGGCCCAGACTTGGGTCTTTAACAAGTGGGCTGGACTTGTACATGTCTTCCACTGGCCATTTTGGACCGTAGATTTCATGAATTTAAGATGACATATGGTATACTATTTCAGGCATGGCAGCTATGGAATGAAGGTAAGAGTTTGGACCTGTTGGATTCCTCAATCGCCGATTCGTGTCCCACCAATGAAGTCCTGAGATGCATCCACGTGGGCCTTTTGTGTGTGCAAGAAAATGTGACAagcaggcccaccatgttatcAGTTGTATCTATGCTGTGCAATGAAATGGCCATTCCTCCACCCAAGAAACCAGCTTATAGTAATAAGAAGAATTTCATGGATGCAGATTCATCCACAAGTGGGGCCGGATCTTATTCCATCAATGAGATGACAGCTACTGAGGTGCATGCTCGTTAGGATTATATAGATTTGTTTGTTGAGGATCCTCAAAATCTCTGCATTTTCATGGTGTGCATCAGTGGGATCtgtgccgttcatcaggtgggacccacagacagTGAGTGATGCAGCCCAAATGTTTGGGCacatgggtggaccacacacatgccAGATACGTACGCCACTGGCCATCCGTTTTTCTTTTTGTACACTTATATTGCTCCGTCGAAAATGGGTCTGGACTACTTTTCTGGATGGGCAcattcatggtgtggcctacctgatgaacggtgctGATCTAATACATGCTGCCGTTTTTGCACGTGTTGGGTCATTCGCCTATAGCCTTTAGGGCTATTTGTGTTTCTGGATTCCAGATAATGCCACCTAAGTAGGATTGTCATTTCCCGGTGTTTATTTAAACATGTATTATGGCACATAAATTGAGAGAATCAATTATAGTTTTACATTGtaaaatggtggaccccacaatttcacaaattttccaggctaaaacaaacaaagaaaattCATGGCCAAATGTTGCTGACGTCATtataattattatccatttacTTTTTGAGATGATAGGAAAAACAGAAGATCACTGAGCAATGCCGAAATTTTAATTTTGTAAGAAtggaatatttgttttttttattaaaaaaaaaaaaaaaaaaaaaaaatctcgaaGATTGTCCTTTCGTCTGTTAATTTTCATGTCCAGATCTGAAGTGCGAAAAAGTGAGGTGGGTCATTTGCGGATACAACCCAGGGAGCGAATTGAGGCcatggcctcacccaacacggtgcggccGTGACCAtagggccgtccatctgtttttacagtttATTTTAAGTcactagcccaaaaatgaaacagaaccaaatctcaggtggaccacaccataggaaatagtggtaatttaacgtcctagagcccactgtaatgcttatttgccatccaacctattaataaggtcacaaagaccataatgaagggaaaaaaaaaaaaaacagatatcaacttgatccaaaacttctatgaggtacagggagtttttaatggtcaatcactttTGTTTCGTATAGTGTGTTCCatgtaagatttggatatgctttattttgggCTCCGTGAGCACTGCAGGCAAGCTTGACCCAGTCTCAACATAGTCCGTTACGAGGAGAGAGGGAAGAAACTCGTGCGCGATGTGAGATGTTTTGGGTTGGATTAACTTTGTTTCCTTGTGCACTTCATGTCAAAGGTGGTCAAAAAAGGATGCGTTTGAATATTTGGAGTTACCACTAGCTAATTAGGTTTTTTTGTAAGGATAAGGGTCTTGGTTACATAAGAGAAAGAGGTTATGCTCCCTCTTCTGCCCTCACACCATGCAGTCTCTACTTTATGGGATAAATGACCTTTAAAGGAATTTGGATATGTCGTAGCATTATATGTCTAACCATGCTTCGCATAAATCCTACAAGAGGACTAGGTAGGCGAAAGTAGAATAGGTCCTAGCCTGGCTACACATAATCAAGAAATCCTGGACAGGTGAAcaagataaataaaaagaaatgtgCAAAAACATAAtggattaaaaaaacaaaaatggagaTCATGGTAAGTAGTATGCTGGAATGTGTAGAATGGATACATTTTAAACTTGATTGATATGTGAGCATGAGAAAGAGAAAATTCATATATCCTTTTTTATCCAAAAGGGATAGTCAAATGTCTCTGATTCTGACCTCAATCTTGAACTAATTAGCTTTCTTTAATAAATTGACCTTCCGAGGCTGACTTCACTCGGTTGAGTAAGATATAGGCATTAGTGTGAGAGTTTTTCGATATACTATATGGTATAGCCCCTTTTGATTGACTTGTTTTTTTACCTAACCTTAGTCTGTTGGGGCCTTCTACCCGCTATTGAGTCAAGTGTTGGGGTTGAATTTATAGAATGAAACTGTCAGCTTGTTCCAGGTTGACGGTGGGTGGACATTTGTTTATTTTTTGCCATGCAAGATCTGTAAGAAGGGATCCTGACCTGTGGTAGGTGGAAAAAGTCTCAGGTGACCGTCAGCTCGTGACAGGTCGAAAGTATTCTAATCTCTCGATTCAGCAAAGTTGCCAACTTTCCTCTCATTCtttctggaccaatttcaagcTACATGGGATTCTagtccttgcccgagtggtagactctggggagtttcaacacgaggtcttgggttcaaaacccataggtggtgaaatcccactacagcatgCATGATTGTGTGGCgggtgtataaaaaaaaaaaaaaaaatcaagctacaTGGCCATGGTTCgagtgatctaaaccgtttactGTCTTTGAAAAGGGGTCTATGCCCAGTATCTCCTTTCTGATTAGCGTTCAAAGATCCTTTTAACGGATTAGTGCAGTTTTATCATAATATAGCTAGAGTTATGAATTTTGGTAAGTGTtgatcaatggttcggattgaagggttgggagttaggaatctcttgattaggtccaATAATTCAATCTGGGATGAGAATGAGGTTCATCTCTAAATTTGGCATGACATCTAATGATAATTGAGGATTCAAGGTATAGCCAATTGGTTCAGGGGTCGTATTTATTGATTTAGGTGAGATGTCTAcaagctcatgcccaaaaatgagcagtaaaaatggatggaactgtcactacaccaaaatcactaTTTAGGAACGGATGAAAACCATTCCGGAACGCTTCAGGAATGGTTTTAAATTGTTCCTTAATAGGGCATAGCTAAAATTTTGAAAGTAGCAACAGCTACGGACTTGAAGAAATGGCTACggactactatatatatatatatatatatatatatatatatatatatcagatttATAATTTTACAAGAATAAAAATTACATCCATAAGCAGGAAAACCCCTTCGAAAAAATTTTACATCAAGAAGTAGTTTCAAATTTTGTTAAAAGTagaagatctaaaaaaaataaaaaaataaaaatccaaactcTGCCTAAATCACTACACAACTTGCAATGGCCCTGTCAATTTGGATGTCCTCATCATCATGGAGGAAGTTGGCATCATGAACATCAAAGAATCTTGCCTACATTGTAAATGGTAGGGACCATTTCAACAATATTGTTTAGCTGAGATCTAGAAATCCAAGCTCCTCCACCTAAGTATTTTACAAGCCAAGCTTCAAAACTCCACCTTATTTTTACATGGCAATTGCATCCATGAGAGGCAGATGCATTCATCATTACAAAGTAATGCAAGGGCATATCAATCTTTACCTCAAGAATATTATCAGCTCTAAGTTAATCTCAAGCCAGCTTTTCCTCTCGCTTATGAAATATTGTCGGAAACTCCGGTCCATCTCCTCATGGTTATTCTACCATGAGATCCTAGATTAATTAAAATCCAATAGTTATTTTAAAGTGTAAGTTCTATTGCATTTCTAAAAACTCCAACAACACCCTATTTTCTTATCTTGATTATTTCTAAGAGAAGGGCCAAATGATAAATGGATATCCCCATTAGTTgccttttgaaaaagaaattattACCATCTTTACAAAAGCTAATCCCTTCCAAAGAACATAACAAGAGATTTGTCTAATAAAAGGGTTCATGTTCTTTCTTTTCTAATCTATTAAATTAGCAAAATTCTTTATGAATAATTAAAAGTCGATCTTTTCAATTGGCTTTAATAGAATGTAACTAACTCATATATTTAAAGTACATGTCCCCCACAAATTAATAGAACTCCTGTTTACAATCTAATAACCTTATGTCATGCGTCGAATCAAATAAGTTTCTACTATAATCTGAGCGAAGTTTCCCCGATTCATCAAAAACTTTCGACTTGGGCAATTTTATACAAGCGCGCAGAGGACTGCGAAGACTCCCTTCCCATTTGTAGCACTTATTTGTGTATCATGGAATAGACGATTTTCATAACCACTCCATAGCTAAGATCAATGTGCCCTTTAATAGAAAGTCTTAGATCTTCCCAAATTGTCAAACTAAGTCATTCAACCATAAAGATGCCTTCTCTTGATATCATGCTGATCTAATCATTATGCTGTCCACGACCATCCATCAATCtctctcaaccattaatttcttTTCACCATGCAACCCACCCAAAGatcaaataagaaagagagagagagagagagagagagagagagagagagaacttcaaAATTCAAAACCAAAATGAGGTATGTCAATAACCCAGATTCAAACATGTATATTAACATAAATGTAACATCCCATTGTTTCCCATTTATATGAAAGACTTGAAAAGAGTCCTACATTGAGACAAACACATCCACATCCTACATCTATTCCTCTTCCTCATTTCCTTCCTTAGATATACAAGGAGCCTCAAACTTGGTAAAAAGCCTATAAGCTGAAATAACAGCTAATATAAGGAAACAGATGAAGACCACAGCATGTAGGATCAAAGACACCTTGGCCTTGCTACAAAACCTGCCATAAGAAGAGCATGCTTCACTCCATGATACTTTCCTGTCACCCTTATATCCTAGATATAATATCTCAGCCACTGCAGCCCCTGATGTCACCATCAAATAAGCCAGTACCTGATAAAGATGGCCCACCAACCAAAAATCAGGAATAAAATATACAAGGgacccacaagctaccccacccattttccattttgggaaCTGAGATTAGTATTAGGAATAATGTTTAATATACCAAAAATGGAAAAatgggtgcatgtgtgtgtgtgtgtgtgtgtgtgtgtgtgtgtgtgtgtgatggatGTGTGTAAATCAAAATCTAAATGATCAGATGAAATttgtaaaatttaaattttcaaatggGGAGAAGAGGTTTTGTAGTTTATGGGGCCAATTGAAATTGTAGTCCTCTAGCAGTCGACACGTGGGGGCCGTTGTTGATCCTATGGGACTGACATCGATGAACCGTGGTTCGGAGTTCCGGCTGATTGGATGATCTGGTGGGTCGGATCATGGTCTTTAAATGGACGGTTACAAGTAAAACGCCCATTGATTCTTTCTACAGGCAAATGCCCTTTGACTCGACAAAAGGATTTACCACCATTTAGCATCGAACACAAGATGAACGGTTGTGATCCCTGATGTGGTACCCACTTAGAGTGGATGTAGGGACCAAGGGCAACAATTTAAGGTGTCCTTATGGACTACTAAACCCATCAAAAATAGAAATCTTGCCTGCCGGACTTCACTAGTGAATGCTAGATCCCAGCCACCGGATACCTTATAGGCATATATGCACAACAATCCGAGCCACccaaatcgtgggccccactgtggatagAGCATATCCTCATCATCACAATAatcagacaatcttaaccatccaattgacaACCATCAAATGGACTGTCAAGAAATAAAAGGTCCGTTTACAAATTGAATttgcaaaatcagatggttaagagcGAAGATTGGCCTATAACCGTGAaggcccataatttggatggtcaagaatcagacacatgcatgcatgccacgtgtacagtggatgGGTTATAGAACTCTATTGAGACCAGCTAGCTGATGATAGCAAGAAGCCCATATGGGAATACCTGATCAGAAACAAAGAGAATCGTGTCGCTGATGAAGTATCCGAGCCATGCATTGAAGACCAAAGCAAGAAGAGCATACGCAGCACATATGGCATTGATGGAAACCAAGTACCTGTAAAAATTAATCATGTTAGCATGATTCAGTGATCAATGGTCCCATCAcgcaatgatccagaccgttgatcacatgggtaccaccatGGATGGATGATTACCCATAATTATCCCATAAGCCTCGATCGTTGGCCCACCGATGAACGGTTAAAAGAGAAAAACATAGCAACAATccaaattatatggaaaaaaggGCCAAAATCAAAGGGCTTAAGCTGACCaagatatgggccccacatataaaaTAAGAATTGAAAAAGAATAGAGAAAGAGTGCTTACTTGAGGCCAGATAGATTGGAGAACTGAAGCATCCCATAGTCAGCATTGAACTGCTTGTTTGTGGCCATCACCCATATGGATGCCACACTAAGTGGGATGGTAGACAGCCTTAGACATATGTCTACCACTCTCAGGCATTTGGGATTGTTTTCATCACCATTTCTCATCCTTCagacagacagacagagagagagagagagagagagagagagctattggGTTTTTAATTGAAGTAGTTTGTGAGGGGAGTGTAGAGATTGGATTGTAGGTGGGGTTTTATAAatggatccaaaaaaaaaaatagtatggATGAAGATAATCAAGGGTTTGTGAGTGGAAATGGAGCTGTTGTCGTTATTACTATGGTTTTAGCTAAGGTGGGATTTTATGATCCTTGTGCAATGACACGTGTACGACTCTTGTTCCCTTTGTTTAAGTGGGACTCCTGTTtgagtgatctggaccgttcccCACAACCTACCTCACCGGAACATCCTAgctgtccaaattgaaattgaaTTCCTCCTCATCCGTCTATTTGTGGGACTTCAATTGATGGGTTAAGATTATCCACTTTGAGAAATTATTCCATCATAATCAAACAACGGTCTGGATCTTCAGACACGGGACACAAGATCATACAAATCCACTTAATTTAAGGATGTTGTTGGGTCCTTTTTACagaaccttttttaaaaaaagtaatatTGACTTTGGTTGGGAGAGGGGGAGGTAGTGGGTTTGCTTTCACACTTTGAAAATGATGGAAACAATGGGATTTTGTTGGCATTATGATTACAACaagaaaaagggaatgaaagCATGCCACCACCCAAATCTTTTTGAATCTCTCCATTCTCCATCGTACACGTGGTTCTAAGGTTGGTGAAGTCAGATAGTCCATCTTTGTGGGCCTGTCCCTCGTGGCCCATGTCATCAACAACTGGAAAGATCCTACAATCGAAGCCATCCCATCTGTGGAGTTCAAACATGCAAAATATCAGATTAGGCCATGTTCTTCCCAATATTCAAAGATAATCCAATTTGTGGTTGTAAATATCCGGCTAAATGGACAGT
This region of Magnolia sinica isolate HGM2019 chromosome 1, MsV1, whole genome shotgun sequence genomic DNA includes:
- the LOC131240524 gene encoding G-type lectin S-receptor-like serine/threonine-protein kinase At1g11410 isoform X1; translation: MWYGDLIDMKLYSDDGEDLYVRLAGSELDSSPKRKKLVLILALTVIPTTLLLFSCGYCLRKRKNEKKGNAGGHARESTYGNFSNVSVKSSDLPLFNLGDVVIATDDFSESNKLGEGGFGPVYKGTLRNGKQIAVKRLSRNSGQGIEEFKNKVALIQQLQHRNLVRILGCCIQGEEKMLIYEYMQNKSLNYFIFDRTRRVLLDWRKRFDIIIGIARGVLYLHHDSRLRIIHRDLKASNILLDDEMNPKISDFGMARIFKGNQTQGNTNRVVGTYGYMSPEYAIDGLFSVKSDVFSFGVLLLEIISGNRNNSYHNPDSNLMGHAWQLWNEGKSLDLLDSSIADSCPTNEVLRCIHVGLLCVQENVTSRPTMLSVVSMLCNEMAIPPPKKPAYSNKKNFMDADSSTSGAGSYSINEMTATEVHAR
- the LOC131240524 gene encoding G-type lectin S-receptor-like serine/threonine-protein kinase At1g11410 isoform X2, with product MWYGDLIDMKLYSDDGEDLYVRLAGSELDSSPKRKKLVLILALTVIPTTLLLFSCGYCLRKRKNEKKGGHARESTYGNFSNVSVKSSDLPLFNLGDVVIATDDFSESNKLGEGGFGPVYKGTLRNGKQIAVKRLSRNSGQGIEEFKNKVALIQQLQHRNLVRILGCCIQGEEKMLIYEYMQNKSLNYFIFDRTRRVLLDWRKRFDIIIGIARGVLYLHHDSRLRIIHRDLKASNILLDDEMNPKISDFGMARIFKGNQTQGNTNRVVGTYGYMSPEYAIDGLFSVKSDVFSFGVLLLEIISGNRNNSYHNPDSNLMGHAWQLWNEGKSLDLLDSSIADSCPTNEVLRCIHVGLLCVQENVTSRPTMLSVVSMLCNEMAIPPPKKPAYSNKKNFMDADSSTSGAGSYSINEMTATEVHAR
- the LOC131240550 gene encoding CASP-like protein 2D1 — its product is MRNGDENNPKCLRVVDICLRLSTIPLSVASIWVMATNKQFNADYGMLQFSNLSGLKYLVSINAICAAYALLALVFNAWLGYFISDTILFVSDQVLAYLMVTSGAAVAEILYLGYKGDRKVSWSEACSSYGRFCSKAKVSLILHAVVFICFLILAVISAYRLFTKFEAPCISKEGNEEEE